A single window of Populus nigra chromosome 17, ddPopNigr1.1, whole genome shotgun sequence DNA harbors:
- the LOC133677208 gene encoding probably inactive leucine-rich repeat receptor-like protein kinase At5g06940 codes for MATACTYTFALCLSLAFFMFSSAASSTEADILLSFKDSIQDPKNSLSSWSNSSNAHHCNWTGITCSTSPSLTVTSLNLQNLNLSGEISSSICDLTNLALLNLADNFFNQPIPLHLSQCSSLESLNVSNNLIWGPIPDQISQFQSLRVLDFSKNHIEGRIPESIGSLVKLQVLNLGSNLLSGSVPSVFVNFTELVVLDLSQNLYLMSGVPSEIGKLGKLEQLLLQSSGFYGQIPDSFVGLQSLTILDLSQNNLSGMIPQTLGSSSKNLVSFDVSQNKLLGSFPNDICSAPGLKNLGLHTNFFNGSIPNSISECSNLERFQVQNNEFSGDFPGGLWSLSKIKLIRAENNRFSGAIPDSMSMAAQLEQVQIDNNSFTGKIPHGLGLVKSLYRFSASLNGLYGELPPNFCDSPVMSIINLSHNSLSGQIPEMKKCRKLVSLSLADNSLTGEIPPSLADLPVLTYLDLSDNNLTGSIPEELQNLKLALFNVSFNLLSGEVPPALVSGLPASFLEGNPHLCGPGLPNSCFDDLPRHRNSAGLSSLACALISIAFGLGVLLVAAGFFVFHRSTKWKSEMGSWHSVFFYPLRVTEHDLVMGMDEKSSVGNGGAFGRVYIICLPSGELVAVKKLVNIGNQSPKALKAEVKTLAKIRHKNITKVLGFCHSEESIFLIYEYLQKGSLGDLISRPDFQLQWSDRLKIAIGVAQGLAYLHKHYVQHLLHRNIKSTNILLDADFEPKLTDFALDRIVGEASFQTTVASESANSCYNAPECGYTKKATEQMDVYSFGVVLLELIAGRQADRAEPADSVDIVKWVRRKINITNGAVQVLDSKISNSSQQEMLAALDIAIRCTSVLPEKRPTMLEVTRALQSLGSKTHVSDSYLSTPEENSVPV; via the exons ATGGCTACCGCCTGCACATACACTTTTGCTCTCTGTCTTAGCCTCGCATTCTTCATGTTTAGCTCAGCAGCTTCTTCAACTGAAGCTGATATCCTCCTTTCTTTCAAAGACTCCATTCAAGACCCCAAGAACTCTCTTTCAAGCTGGTCTAACAGCTCAAATGCCCATCACTGTAACTGGACTGGAATCACCTGCTCTACTTCACCTTCACTCACTGTAACTTCTCTCAACCTTCAAAATTTGAATCTTTCTGGTGAAATCTCTTCTTCAATCTGTGATTTAACCAATTTGGCTCTTCTCAATCTTGCTGACAATTTTTTTAACCAGCCTATACCTTTACACCTCTCTCAATGTAGTTCTTTGGAGAGTTTGAATGTCAGTAACAACCTCATCTGGGGTCCTATCCCAGATCAGATTTCTCAGTTTCAGTCTCTGAGAGTTCTTGATTTTAGCAAGAACCATATTGAGGGAAGGATTCCAGAAAGCATTGGCTCATTGGTGAAGTTGCAAGTACTCAACTTGGGAAGCAACTTGCTTTCAGGTAGTGTTCCTTCTGTATTTGTGAATTTCACTGAGCTTGTTGTTCTTGATTTGTCTCAAAATTTGTACTTGATGAGTGGTGTTCCTAGTGAGATTGGGAAACTTGGGAAGCTTGAGCAGCTTTTGTTGCAAAGTTCTGGTTTTTATGGTCAAATTCCTGATTCTTTTGTGGGTTTGCAAAGTTTAACCATTTTGGACCTCTCACAGAACAATCTGAGTGGTATGATTCCTCAAACACTAGGGTCTTCTTCTAAGAACTTGGTGTCTTTTGATGTTTCTCAAAACAAGCTTTTAGGGTCATTTCCAAATGATATATGCAGCGCACCAGGCCTTAAAAACCTCGGTCTCCACACTAATTTCTTCAATGGTTCGATACCAAACTCCATTAGTGAATGCTCTAATCTTGAGAggtttcaagttcaaaacaaTGAGTTTTCTGGTGATTTCCCAGGTGGGTTATGGTCACTAAGCAAAATAAAGCTAATTAGAGCTGAGAACAACAGATTTTCTGGTGCAATACCAGATTCAATGTCAATGGCAGCTCAATTGGAGCAAGTTCAGATAGATAACAACAGCTTCACTGGAAAAATTCCCCATGGTCTTGGTCTGGTTAAGAGCTTGTATAGATTCTCTGCATCTCTTAATGGTCTCTATGGTGAATTACCTCCGAATTTTTGTGATTCCCCTGTTATGAGTATCATAAACTTATCCCACAATTCTCTTTCTGGTCAAATTCCAGAGATGAAAAAGTGCAGGAAACTGGTCTCCTTGTCTTTGGCAGACAATAGTCTTACTGGGGAAATCCCTCCATCCCTTGCCGATTTGCCTGTGCTGACTTACCTTGATCTTTCTGATAACAACCTTACTGGTTCAATCCCAGAAGAGCTTCAAAATCTGAAGCTTGCTCTCTTCAATGTATCCTTCAACCTTCTATCTGGAGAAGTCCCCCCAGCTCTAGTCTCTGGACTCCCTGCTTCATTCCTGGAAGGAAATCCTCACCTTTGTGGCCCAGGATTGCCCAATTCTTGTTTTGATGATCTGCCAAGACATCGCAATTCTGCTGGTCTTAGTTCATTGGCATGTGCCCTTATATCTATAGCATTTGGTCTGGGAGTCTTGCTTGTTGCTGCTGGGTTTTTCGTGTTCCATCGATCCACTAAATGGAAATCTGAAATGGGTAGTTGGCATTCGGTGTTTTTCTATCCTCTCAGAGTCACAGAGCATGATTTAGTCATGGGAATGGATGAGAAAAGTTCTGTTGGAAATGGTGGAGCTTTTGGTAGAGTGTACATTATATGTTTACCAAGTGGTGAACTGGTTGCCGTGAAGAAGCTAGTCAATATCGGGAACCAATCTCCAAAAGCATTGAAGGCTGAGGTCAAGACATTAGCCAAGATCAGACATAAGAACATCACTAAAGTTCTTGGATTTTGCCATTCAGAGGAATCAATCTTTCTAATTTACGAATACTTGCAAAAGGGGAGCTTAGGGGATTTAATTAGCAGACCGGACTTTCAGTTGCAATGGAGTGATAGGTTGAAGATTGCCATTGGGGTTGCTCAAGGATTGGCATACCTTCACAAGCATTATGTCCAGCATTTACTTCACAGAAACATTAAGTCGACTAATATCCTCCTGGATGCGGACTTTGAACCAAAGCTCACAGATTTTGCTCTCGACCGAATCGTGGGAGAAGCCTCATTTCAAACAACTGTTGCTTCAGAATCTGCAAACTCTTGCTACAATGCTCCTG AATGTGGATACACAAAGAAAGCAACCGAGCAAATGGATGTTTACAGCTTCGGTGTGGTGCTTCTAGAGCTGATAGCAGGCCGACAAGCTGACCGAGCAGAACCAGCTGACTCTGTTGATATCGTGAAGTGGGTCCGGAGGAAAATCAACATCACAAATGGAGCTGTCCAAGTTCTTGACTCTAAGATATCAAATTCTTCCCAACAAGAGATGCTAGCAGCTCTAGACATTGCCATTCGTTGCACTTCAGTGCTGCCAGAGAAACGACCAACAATGCTTGAAGTCACTAGAGCACTTCAGTCTCTAGGCTCAAAAACTCACGTTTCAGACTCATACTTGTCCACTCCCGAGGAGAACTCAGTCCCAGTATAA
- the LOC133677210 gene encoding uncharacterized protein LOC133677210 isoform X1, with protein sequence MKESDKRRTPGNNQSKRSGKTERRDRKPNQTTKGIESKSLHAIPDSSSAILVSDSNTGSEPSEVCDSFVIHYVDNVNRSEEAPQDSKADSMIAKVNKDEASDDHSGDLDREAKEGKEDESDSETTQDSVSSQGDSVTAEGEKVENVSIVPKTVSNKNLSESGPPRGSRVKSDRNTSISRSKAVNNTPKKPAKTNKGPLKVTSKSSFDKNSKDMRVPPKPSLESSEGVDDKPAEDVKEIDFLDEASNGTQSVAIDNETDGAEENGEHEDEAELNQRIEDMEMRIGKLEAELREVAALEISLYSVVPEHGSSAHKVHTPARRLSRLYIHACKHWTLVKRATVARNTVSGLVLISKSCGNDVPRLTFWLSNTIVLREIISQAFGSSRHSSPLARLAESNGGSKKSEGKPTALKWKGGSGSKQVNGFMQFADDWQETGTFTAALERVESWIFSRVVESVWWQALTPHMQSPTGDLSSNKTTGRLHGPALGDQQQGSFSINLWKNAFQDALQRLCPVRAGGHECGCLPIIARMVMEQCVARLDVAMFNAILRESAHEIPTDPVSDPILDSKVLPIPAGDLSFGSGAQLKNSVGNWSRRLTDMFGIDPDDCLKEDQHGSEDDDKQDGEAKPFLLLNDLSDLLMLPKDMLMDRSIRKEVCPSIGLPLVKRILCNFTPDEFCPDPVPGAVLEALNSESTVEWRLSGDAARNFPYTAAPVVYTPPSSADVAEKVAEAGTKSQLSRNVSAVQRKGYTSDEELEELDSPLTSIIERLPSSPASIMANGNGKHKEYAAAAAGDSMANARYELLREVWSA encoded by the exons ATGAAAGAGAGTGACAAGAGAAGAACTCCCGGTAATAATCAGTCGAAGCGCTCGGGAAAAACTGAAAGGAGAGACCGTAAACCGAATCAAACGACGAAGGGGATTGAATCTAAATCCTTGCATGCTATACCAGACTCCTCCAGTGCTATTTTAGTAAGTGATTCGAACACGGGCTCAGAGCCCTCTGAAGTTTGTGATAGCTTTGTTATACATTATGTGGATAATGTCAACAGGTCTGAGGAGGCTCCTCAAGATTCAAAAGCCGATTCCATGATTGCCAAAGTCAACAAGGATGAGGCTTCAGATGACCATTCTGGTGACTTAGATAGAGAAGCTAAGGAGGGGAAGGAAGATGAGTCGGATTCTGAGACAACACAAGATTCTGTATCATCTCAAGGGGATTCGGTGACAGCTGAGGGTGAGAAAGTAGAAAACGTTTCGATAGTCCCAAAAACAGTTTCCAATAAGAATTTATCAGAAAGCGGTCCTCCGCGTGGATCAAGGGTGAAATCTGATCGCAACACTAGTATATCCAGGTCTAAAGCAGTAAATAACACTCCTAAAAAacctgcaaaaacaaataaagggcCCTTGAAAGTTACTTCGAAAAGTTCTTTTGATAAGAATTCTAAAGACATGAGAGTTCCTCCTAAACCTTCATTAGAATCTTCTGAAGGAGTTGATGATAAGCCTGCAGAAGATGTCaaagaaatagattttttaGATGAGGCCTCAAATGGTACTCAGAGTGTTGCAATTGACAACGAAACAGATGGTGCTGAAGAAAATGGTGAACACGAGGATGAAGCAGAattaaatcaaaggattgaagACATGGAAATGAGAATCGGGAAACTTGAAGCAGAGCTCAGAGAAGTTGCTGCTCTTGAAATTTCACTTTATTCTGTAGTCCCAGAACATGGGAGCTCAGCACATAAGGTGCACACACCTGCAAGACGCCTTTCCAGACTCTACATTCATGCTTGTAAGCATTGGACTCTAGTTAAGCGAGCTACGGTTGCCAGAAACACTGTTTCAGGACTTGTATTGATTTCCAAGTCCTGCGGTAATGATGTTCCAAG GTTAACATTTTGGTTGTCCAACACAATTGTGCTGAGAGAGATCATTTCTCAGGCATTTGGAAGTTCACGGCACTCCAGTCCCCTTGCAAGGCTTGCTGAGTCCAATGGGGGTAGCAAGAAAAGTGAAGGGAAGCCTACAGCACTGAAATGGAAGGGTGGTTCTGGTAGCAAACAAGTTAACGGTTTTATGCAGTTTGCTGATGATTGGCAGGAGACAGGAACCtttactgctgcattagaaagaGTTGAATCATGGATATTTTCCCGTGTAGTTGAATCCGTATGGTGGCAG GCTTTGACTCCACATATGCAATCTCCTACTGGGGATTTGTCCTCCAATAAAACCACTGGAAGGTTGCATGGACCAGCCTTGGGTGACCAGCAGCAAGGCAGCTTTTCTATCAACTTATGGAAGAACGCTTTCCAGGATGCTCTCCAACGACTATGTCCTGTTAGAGCAGGAGGTCATGAGTGTGGTTGCTTGCCTATCATTGCAAGAATG GTTATGGAACAGTGTGTTGCCAGGCTAGATGTAGCAATGTTCAATGCTATTCTGCGCGAGTCTGCCCATGAGATTCCAACTGACCCTGTTTCGGATCCTATCTTAGATTCCAAGGTTCTGCCAATTCCTGCTGGAGACTTGAGCTTTGGTTCTGGGGCACAACTCAAAAATTCT GTTGGTAATTGGTCTAGGCGGCTTACTGATATGTTTGGTATCGATCCTGATGATTGCTTGAAAGAAGATCAGCATGGCAGCGAGGATGATGACAAGCAAGATGGTGAAGCTAaaccctttcttcttcttaatgaCTTGAGCGATCTTCTGATGCTTCCAAAAGACATGCTAATGGACCGATCAATTAGGAAGGAG GTGTGCCCATCAATTGGTCTTCCCTTAGTTAAGCGGATACTCTGCAATTTTACTCCTGATGAGTTCTGCCCAGATCCTGTCCCTGGAGCTGTATTGGAGGCATTGAACTCCGAG AGTACCGTGGAGTGGAGATTGTCAGGAGATGCTGCCAGAAACTTCCCTTATACAGCTGCCCCAGTTGTGTACACCCCACCTTCCTCTGCTGATGTGGCAGAAAAGGTTGCAGAGGCAGGGACCAAGTCTCAGTTGTCCAGGAATGTATCTGCTGTGCAGAGGAAAGGATACACCAGTGATGAGGAACTGGAGGAATTAGATTCACCTCTTACGTCCATAATTGAAAGATTGCCATCATCCCCAGCTAGCATCATGGCCAATGGAAATGGAAAACACAAGGAatatgcagcagcagcagcaggggattCGATGGCAAATGCAAGGTATGAACTTCTTCGTGAGGTCTGGTCTGCATGA
- the LOC133677210 gene encoding uncharacterized protein LOC133677210 isoform X2, protein MIAKVNKDEASDDHSGDLDREAKEGKEDESDSETTQDSVSSQGDSVTAEGEKVENVSIVPKTVSNKNLSESGPPRGSRVKSDRNTSISRSKAVNNTPKKPAKTNKGPLKVTSKSSFDKNSKDMRVPPKPSLESSEGVDDKPAEDVKEIDFLDEASNGTQSVAIDNETDGAEENGEHEDEAELNQRIEDMEMRIGKLEAELREVAALEISLYSVVPEHGSSAHKVHTPARRLSRLYIHACKHWTLVKRATVARNTVSGLVLISKSCGNDVPRLTFWLSNTIVLREIISQAFGSSRHSSPLARLAESNGGSKKSEGKPTALKWKGGSGSKQVNGFMQFADDWQETGTFTAALERVESWIFSRVVESVWWQALTPHMQSPTGDLSSNKTTGRLHGPALGDQQQGSFSINLWKNAFQDALQRLCPVRAGGHECGCLPIIARMVMEQCVARLDVAMFNAILRESAHEIPTDPVSDPILDSKVLPIPAGDLSFGSGAQLKNSVGNWSRRLTDMFGIDPDDCLKEDQHGSEDDDKQDGEAKPFLLLNDLSDLLMLPKDMLMDRSIRKEVCPSIGLPLVKRILCNFTPDEFCPDPVPGAVLEALNSESTVEWRLSGDAARNFPYTAAPVVYTPPSSADVAEKVAEAGTKSQLSRNVSAVQRKGYTSDEELEELDSPLTSIIERLPSSPASIMANGNGKHKEYAAAAAGDSMANARYELLREVWSA, encoded by the exons ATGATTGCCAAAGTCAACAAGGATGAGGCTTCAGATGACCATTCTGGTGACTTAGATAGAGAAGCTAAGGAGGGGAAGGAAGATGAGTCGGATTCTGAGACAACACAAGATTCTGTATCATCTCAAGGGGATTCGGTGACAGCTGAGGGTGAGAAAGTAGAAAACGTTTCGATAGTCCCAAAAACAGTTTCCAATAAGAATTTATCAGAAAGCGGTCCTCCGCGTGGATCAAGGGTGAAATCTGATCGCAACACTAGTATATCCAGGTCTAAAGCAGTAAATAACACTCCTAAAAAacctgcaaaaacaaataaagggcCCTTGAAAGTTACTTCGAAAAGTTCTTTTGATAAGAATTCTAAAGACATGAGAGTTCCTCCTAAACCTTCATTAGAATCTTCTGAAGGAGTTGATGATAAGCCTGCAGAAGATGTCaaagaaatagattttttaGATGAGGCCTCAAATGGTACTCAGAGTGTTGCAATTGACAACGAAACAGATGGTGCTGAAGAAAATGGTGAACACGAGGATGAAGCAGAattaaatcaaaggattgaagACATGGAAATGAGAATCGGGAAACTTGAAGCAGAGCTCAGAGAAGTTGCTGCTCTTGAAATTTCACTTTATTCTGTAGTCCCAGAACATGGGAGCTCAGCACATAAGGTGCACACACCTGCAAGACGCCTTTCCAGACTCTACATTCATGCTTGTAAGCATTGGACTCTAGTTAAGCGAGCTACGGTTGCCAGAAACACTGTTTCAGGACTTGTATTGATTTCCAAGTCCTGCGGTAATGATGTTCCAAG GTTAACATTTTGGTTGTCCAACACAATTGTGCTGAGAGAGATCATTTCTCAGGCATTTGGAAGTTCACGGCACTCCAGTCCCCTTGCAAGGCTTGCTGAGTCCAATGGGGGTAGCAAGAAAAGTGAAGGGAAGCCTACAGCACTGAAATGGAAGGGTGGTTCTGGTAGCAAACAAGTTAACGGTTTTATGCAGTTTGCTGATGATTGGCAGGAGACAGGAACCtttactgctgcattagaaagaGTTGAATCATGGATATTTTCCCGTGTAGTTGAATCCGTATGGTGGCAG GCTTTGACTCCACATATGCAATCTCCTACTGGGGATTTGTCCTCCAATAAAACCACTGGAAGGTTGCATGGACCAGCCTTGGGTGACCAGCAGCAAGGCAGCTTTTCTATCAACTTATGGAAGAACGCTTTCCAGGATGCTCTCCAACGACTATGTCCTGTTAGAGCAGGAGGTCATGAGTGTGGTTGCTTGCCTATCATTGCAAGAATG GTTATGGAACAGTGTGTTGCCAGGCTAGATGTAGCAATGTTCAATGCTATTCTGCGCGAGTCTGCCCATGAGATTCCAACTGACCCTGTTTCGGATCCTATCTTAGATTCCAAGGTTCTGCCAATTCCTGCTGGAGACTTGAGCTTTGGTTCTGGGGCACAACTCAAAAATTCT GTTGGTAATTGGTCTAGGCGGCTTACTGATATGTTTGGTATCGATCCTGATGATTGCTTGAAAGAAGATCAGCATGGCAGCGAGGATGATGACAAGCAAGATGGTGAAGCTAaaccctttcttcttcttaatgaCTTGAGCGATCTTCTGATGCTTCCAAAAGACATGCTAATGGACCGATCAATTAGGAAGGAG GTGTGCCCATCAATTGGTCTTCCCTTAGTTAAGCGGATACTCTGCAATTTTACTCCTGATGAGTTCTGCCCAGATCCTGTCCCTGGAGCTGTATTGGAGGCATTGAACTCCGAG AGTACCGTGGAGTGGAGATTGTCAGGAGATGCTGCCAGAAACTTCCCTTATACAGCTGCCCCAGTTGTGTACACCCCACCTTCCTCTGCTGATGTGGCAGAAAAGGTTGCAGAGGCAGGGACCAAGTCTCAGTTGTCCAGGAATGTATCTGCTGTGCAGAGGAAAGGATACACCAGTGATGAGGAACTGGAGGAATTAGATTCACCTCTTACGTCCATAATTGAAAGATTGCCATCATCCCCAGCTAGCATCATGGCCAATGGAAATGGAAAACACAAGGAatatgcagcagcagcagcaggggattCGATGGCAAATGCAAGGTATGAACTTCTTCGTGAGGTCTGGTCTGCATGA
- the LOC133676486 gene encoding uncharacterized protein LOC133676486, producing the protein MPFTTASSMLRHRISSALRTRGGAKAGPSRWKSPGHEEQPKGHFLNRTPPPPGESRKWEDWELPCYITSFLTIVILGVGLNAKPDLTIETWAHQKALERLQMEKLGLSGSADSE; encoded by the coding sequence aTGCCCTTCACAACGGCATCCTCCATGCTCCGCCACCGCATCTCCAGCGCCCTCCGAACCCGCGGCGGCGCAAAAGCTGGTCCCAGCAGATGGAAATCTCCGGGACACGAGGAACAACCCAAAGGTCACTTTCTCAATCGGACCCCACCACCACCAGGAGAGTCTCGTAAATGGGAAGATTGGGAGTTGCCTTGCTACATCACCAGCTTCTTAACCATTGTGATCCTTGGCGTTGGTCTCAATGCTAAGCCTGATCTCACTATTGAAACTTGGGCTCATCAGAAAGCACTTGAGCGACTCCAGATGGAGAAGTTGGGCCTCTCCGGTTCTGCTGATTCTGAGTGA
- the LOC133677104 gene encoding putative pentatricopeptide repeat-containing protein At3g13770, mitochondrial, translating into MKLLSYIDLFLHYPKHANASILNQFTRQLTTLSSFLPTKPTNLNVLCTKGQLQRALLEMAIQGPEIKFDGYNMLLNECVNKRAVREGQRVHAHMIKTCYLPPVYLSTRLIILYTKCECLGCARHVFDEMRERNVVSWTAMISGYSQRGFASEALHLFVQMLRSDTEPNEFTFATVLSSCTGVSGFELGRQIHSHIFKRNYENHIFVGSSLLDMYAKAGRIHEARGVFECLPERDVVSCTAIISGYAQLGLDEEALELFCRLQREGMSSNYVTYASLLTALSGLAALDHGKQVHSHVLRCELPFYVVLQNSLIDMYSKCGNLNYARKIFNNMPVRTVISWNAMLVGYSKHGKGIEVVKLFKLMREENKVKPDSVTFLAVLSGCSHGGLEDKGLEMFDEMMNGGDEIEAGIEHYGCVIDLLGRAGRVEEAFALIKKMPFEPTAAIWGSLLGACRVHSNTNIGEFVGCRLLEIEPENAGNYVILSNLYASAGRWEDVRNVRELMMEKAVIKEPGRSWIELDQTIHTFYASDRSHPRREEVFLKARELLVKFKESGYVPDQSCVLYDVDEEQKEKILLGHSEKLALAFGLISTSEGVPLRVIKNLRICVDCHNFAKFVSKVYGRQVSIRDKNRFHHVAGGICSCGDYW; encoded by the exons ATGAAATTGCTCTCATACATCGACTTGTTTCTCCACTATCCTAAACATGCAAACGCTTCTATCCTTAACCAATTTACTCGCCAGCTAACAACCCTCTCTTCCTTCCTGCCAACTAAACCAACTAATTTAAATGTTCTATGCACTAAAGGCCAACTGCAAAGGGCACTACTAGAAATGGCAATTCAAGGTCCTGAAATTAAGTTTGATGGGTACAATATGCTGCTAAACGAGTGTGTCAATAAAAGGGCTGTTAGAGAAGGCCAAAGGGTACATGCCCACATGATCAAAACATGTTATTTACCACCCGTGTATTTAAGTACTAGGTTGATTATCTTATACACGAAGTGTGAGTGTTTGGGTTGTGCAAGACatgtgtttgatgaaatgcgTGAGAGAAATGTTGTTTCTTGGACTGCAATGATTTCGGGTTATTCTCAAAGAGGGTTTGCATCTGAGGCATTGCATCTTTTTGTACAGATGTTAAGATCag ATACGGAGCCAAATGAGTTCACTTTCGCTACTGTGCTCTCCTCTTGTACAGGTGTTTCAGGGTTTGAGCTGGGAAGGCAAATTCATTCTCACATATTCAAGAGAAACTATGAAAACCATATATTTGTTGGGAGCTCACTTCTTGACATGTATGCCAAGGCTGGTAGAATCCATGAAGCTCGAGGAGTTTTCGAATGCTTGCCTGAAAGAGATGTTGTCTCCTGTACTGCAATAATCTCAGGCTATGCTCAATTAGGCCTTGATGAAGAGGCATTAGAACTATTCTGCCGGTTACAAAGGGAAGGAATGAGTTCAAATTATGTTACCTATGCCAGTTTGTTGACTGCACTGTCTGGGCTTGCTGCACTGGATCATGGCAAACAAGTTCACAGCCATGTGCTCAGATGTGAATTGCCCTTTTATGTAGTTCTCCAGAATTCACTGATTGATATGTACTCAAAATGTGGAAACCTTAATTACGCAAGAAAGATCTTTAATAACATGCCTGTGAGAACTGTTATTTCATGGAATGCAATGCTTGTGGGGTATAGTAAGCATGGTAAGGGGATAGAGGTGGttaaacttttcaaattaatgagagaagaaaataaagtcaAACCTGACAGTGTCACTTTTCTGGCTGTTCTATCTGGCTGCAGCCATGGAGGATTGGAAGATAAAGGGCTGGAAATGTTTGATGAGATGATGAATGGGGGTGATGAGATAGAAGCAGGGATTGAACATTATGGGTGTGTCATTGACTTGCTTGGGCGTGCTGGCCGAGTAGAAGAGGCTTTTGCATTGATAAAAAAGATGCCTTTTGAACCTACCGCTGCTATTTGGGGTTCACTTTTAGGAGCTTGCAGAGTTCATTCAAATACTAATATTGGTGAATTTGTAGGTTGCCGTCTTTTGGAAATAGAGCCTGAAAATGCTGGGAATTATGTCATTCTCTCAAATTTATATGCCTCTGCAGGGAGGTGGGAAGATGTGAGAAATGTAAGGGAATTGATGATGGAGAAAGCTGTGATAAAGGAGCCTGGAAGAAGCTGGATTGAACTTGACCAAACCATCCATACCTTTTATGCAAGTGATCGGTCCCATCCTAGGAGAGAAGAGGTATTTTTGAAGGCAAGGGAATTATTGGTGAAATTCAAGGAATCTGGCTATGTTCCTGACCAGAGTTGTGTTTTATACGATGTGGATGAAGAGCAAAAGGAGAAAATACTTCTAGGCCATAGTGAGAAGCTGGCTTTGGCTTTTGGACTAATTTCTACTTCTGAGGGAGTCCCGCTCCGAGTAATAAAAAACCTCCGGATTTGTGTTGATTGTCACAATTTTGCCAAATTTGTATCGAAGGTTTATGGAAGACAAGTGTCTATAAGGGATAAAAACCGGTTCCACCATGTTGCTGGGGGAATTTGTTCTTGTGGCGACTATTGGTga